In one Mycobacterium heckeshornense genomic region, the following are encoded:
- a CDS encoding TIGR01777 family oxidoreductase — MAKAVIAIAGSSGLIGSALVAALRAADHRVMRIVRRTPANSGEVHWNPESGEFDATALNGVDAVVNLCGINIGQRRWSGAFKQNLRDSRITPTEVLAAAVSEAGVGVLVNASAVGYYGNTRDRQVDETASAGNGFLAQLCQDWEAATAPAQQGGVRVVLARTGLVLAPSGGVLGRMRPLFSLGLGARLGTGRQYISWISLEDEVRALQFAISHDALRGPVNLTGPAPVTNAEFTAALGRAVRRPTPLVLPGFAVRAALGELADELLCGQRAIPAVLERAGFRFQHNTIGEALRYATSRPAVA, encoded by the coding sequence GTGGCCAAGGCCGTGATCGCGATCGCCGGATCGTCCGGGCTGATCGGCTCAGCCCTGGTGGCTGCGTTACGGGCCGCCGATCACCGGGTGATGCGCATCGTCCGGCGCACCCCGGCCAACAGCGGTGAAGTGCACTGGAACCCCGAGAGCGGCGAATTCGATGCCACTGCGTTAAACGGGGTCGACGCCGTCGTTAACCTGTGCGGCATCAACATCGGGCAGCGTCGCTGGTCCGGTGCCTTCAAGCAGAACCTCCGCGACAGCCGCATCACACCGACCGAAGTGCTGGCCGCTGCGGTCTCCGAGGCCGGCGTAGGCGTCCTGGTCAATGCCAGCGCGGTCGGCTATTACGGCAATACCAGAGACCGCCAAGTCGACGAAACCGCTTCAGCCGGAAACGGTTTCCTTGCTCAGCTGTGCCAAGATTGGGAAGCGGCGACGGCACCCGCCCAGCAAGGTGGCGTCCGTGTCGTTTTGGCGCGCACCGGCCTGGTGCTGGCCCCGTCGGGCGGTGTACTGGGGCGCATGCGCCCGCTGTTCTCGCTGGGCTTGGGCGCCCGCCTGGGCACCGGCCGGCAGTACATCTCCTGGATCAGCCTCGAAGACGAGGTCCGGGCGTTGCAGTTTGCGATCTCGCACGACGCGCTGCGCGGGCCGGTGAACCTGACCGGACCCGCACCCGTCACCAACGCCGAATTCACCGCGGCGTTGGGCCGCGCTGTCCGCCGGCCCACCCCGCTGGTGTTGCCGGGCTTCGCGGTGCGTGCCGCGCTCGGCGAGCTCGCCGACGAACTGCTTTGTGGCCAGCGCGCCATCCCCGCAGTCCTCGAACGCGCCGGTTTCCGGTTCCAGCACAACACGATTGGTGAGGCGCTGCGCTATGCCACCTCCCGGCCCGCCGTGGCCTAG
- the lipB gene encoding lipoyl(octanoyl) transferase LipB, producing MPPPGPPWPSAIPGSLGRVISIRSSPAPVNVRHLGNVDYLTAWQLQRDLANTRVAGGTDTLLLLEHPSVYTAGRRTLPHERPVDGTPVIDTDRGGKITWHGPGQLVGYPIIGLAEPLDVINYVRRLEESLIKVCTDLGLTVDRVDGRSGVWVPARGGRGAGKIAAIGVRVSRATTLHGFALNCDCDLSAFTKIVPCGITDAGVTSITAELGRRVGVEDVRSAVADAVCDALDGVLPVSCPPGPARVASAP from the coding sequence ATGCCACCTCCCGGCCCGCCGTGGCCTAGTGCAATCCCGGGTAGCCTCGGTCGTGTGATTTCCATCCGGTCAAGCCCGGCTCCGGTGAACGTCCGCCATCTGGGCAACGTCGACTACCTCACCGCCTGGCAGCTGCAACGAGACCTGGCCAACACAAGGGTGGCCGGCGGCACCGACACACTGCTGCTTTTGGAACACCCCTCGGTGTACACCGCGGGCCGGCGCACACTGCCGCATGAGCGCCCGGTTGACGGCACGCCTGTTATCGACACCGACCGCGGCGGCAAGATCACCTGGCACGGCCCAGGGCAACTCGTGGGCTATCCGATCATCGGCTTGGCCGAACCGCTCGATGTGATCAATTACGTTCGGCGCCTTGAAGAATCACTGATCAAGGTGTGTACTGACCTGGGCCTGACGGTGGACCGGGTCGACGGCCGTTCCGGAGTATGGGTACCCGCCCGCGGCGGTCGTGGCGCCGGCAAGATCGCCGCGATCGGTGTTCGCGTGTCGCGGGCGACGACGCTGCACGGGTTCGCGCTCAACTGCGACTGTGACCTGAGCGCCTTCACCAAGATCGTGCCGTGCGGGATCACCGATGCCGGGGTGACGTCGATAACCGCCGAACTTGGCCGGCGGGTCGGTGTCGAGGACGTGCGTTCGGCGGTAGCCGACGCGGTGTGCGACGCGCTCGACGGTGTGCTGCCGGTCAGCTGTCCACCCGGCCCGGCCCGCGTAGCATCGGCACCGTGA
- the sucB gene encoding 2-oxoglutarate dehydrogenase, E2 component, dihydrolipoamide succinyltransferase yields MAFSVQMPALGESVTEGTVTRWLKQEGDTVEVDEPLLEVSTDKVDTEIPSPAAGVLTKIIAHEDETVEVGGELAIIGETAEGDGGQPTAEAPTRPETAAKPEPEPQPRPQAPPAPPAAPLSGGDGGRRAITPVLMPELGESVTEGTVTRWLKKVGDSVRADEPLVEVSTDKVDTEIPSPVAGTLLSITAEEDTTVPVGGELAKIGTGAAPAAEPQAPPPQPEPAAKPTPQPAPTPRAEPAPEPQPTAEPAATPATGATPYVTPLVRKLAADNNIDLAQVKGTGVGGRIRKQDVLAAVQQREEAKKAPAPAAPAPAAPAAAAAARPAAAPSPAPRLAHLRGTTQKASRIRQITAAKTRESLLATAQLTQTHEVDMTKIVALRNRAKAAFAEREGVNLTYLPFIARAVIDALKIHPNINASYNEETKEITYYDAEHLGFAVDTEQGLLSPVIHNAGDLSLAGLARAIADIAARARSGDLKPDELSGGTFTITNIGSQGALHDTPILVPPQAAMLGTGAIVKRPRVVVDDNGNESIGIRSICYLPLTYDHRLIDGADAGRFLTTIKHRLEEAAFEADLGL; encoded by the coding sequence ATGGCCTTCTCCGTCCAGATGCCGGCACTCGGTGAGAGCGTCACCGAGGGGACGGTCACCCGCTGGCTCAAGCAAGAAGGCGACACGGTCGAAGTCGACGAGCCCCTCCTGGAGGTCTCCACCGACAAGGTCGACACCGAAATCCCGTCACCGGCCGCCGGTGTGCTGACCAAGATCATCGCCCACGAGGACGAGACGGTCGAAGTGGGCGGGGAACTGGCGATCATCGGTGAAACCGCCGAAGGAGACGGCGGGCAGCCCACGGCTGAGGCGCCGACCCGGCCGGAAACAGCGGCCAAGCCCGAGCCGGAACCGCAGCCCCGGCCCCAAGCACCGCCCGCGCCGCCGGCCGCCCCGCTCTCCGGCGGCGACGGCGGCCGACGCGCTATCACGCCGGTGTTGATGCCCGAGCTCGGCGAGTCGGTGACCGAAGGCACCGTGACCCGCTGGCTGAAGAAGGTCGGCGATTCGGTGCGGGCCGACGAGCCGCTGGTGGAGGTGTCCACCGACAAGGTTGACACCGAAATCCCGTCGCCGGTGGCCGGCACGCTTCTCAGTATCACCGCCGAGGAGGACACGACGGTCCCGGTCGGTGGCGAGCTGGCCAAGATCGGCACCGGTGCCGCGCCGGCGGCTGAGCCCCAGGCCCCGCCGCCGCAGCCCGAACCGGCAGCGAAACCCACGCCACAGCCGGCGCCGACCCCGCGGGCCGAGCCCGCACCCGAGCCCCAGCCCACCGCCGAGCCGGCAGCGACGCCCGCGACCGGCGCAACACCGTACGTCACGCCGTTGGTGCGAAAACTCGCTGCCGACAACAACATCGACCTGGCCCAGGTGAAAGGCACCGGGGTGGGCGGGCGCATCCGCAAACAGGACGTGCTCGCCGCGGTCCAACAGCGGGAAGAGGCGAAGAAGGCGCCCGCACCCGCTGCGCCCGCACCCGCTGCGCCCGCAGCCGCCGCGGCCGCGAGACCCGCCGCTGCGCCGAGCCCGGCACCCAGGCTGGCACATTTACGCGGCACCACTCAAAAAGCCAGCCGCATCCGCCAGATCACCGCCGCAAAGACCCGCGAATCCCTGCTCGCCACAGCGCAACTCACGCAGACCCATGAGGTTGACATGACCAAGATCGTGGCGTTGCGGAACAGGGCCAAGGCCGCTTTCGCCGAGCGCGAAGGCGTCAACCTGACCTACCTGCCGTTCATCGCGCGGGCAGTGATCGACGCGCTCAAGATTCACCCCAACATCAACGCCAGCTACAACGAGGAGACCAAGGAGATCACCTACTACGACGCCGAACACCTCGGGTTCGCCGTCGACACTGAGCAAGGACTGTTGTCGCCGGTGATCCACAACGCCGGCGATCTGTCCCTGGCCGGGCTGGCACGCGCCATCGCCGACATTGCCGCGCGGGCCCGCTCTGGTGACCTCAAGCCCGACGAGCTGTCTGGGGGCACCTTCACGATCACCAACATCGGCAGCCAGGGCGCGCTGCACGACACGCCGATCCTGGTCCCGCCGCAGGCCGCCATGCTGGGCACCGGTGCAATCGTCAAACGGCCCCGGGTGGTCGTCGACGACAACGGCAACGAGTCGATCGGGATCCGCTCCATCTGCTATCTGCCGCTGACCTACGACCACCGGCTGATCGACGGCGCCGACGCAGGACGATTTTTGACCACCATCAAGCATCGGCTCGAGGAAGCAGCGTTCGAGGCCGACCTAGGGCTCTAG
- a CDS encoding SDR family oxidoreductase: MPASQQPAQRFVDSADGVRIAVYEEGNRDGPAVVLVHGWPDSHVLWDGVVPLLAERFRVIRYDNRGVGGSAAPKPASAYTMAHFADDFAAVIDACSPDRPVHALAHDWGSVGVWEYLGRPEARDRVASFTSLSGPSQHHLVDYIVSGLRRPYRPRTFARALSQALRLSYMAVFSIPVLAPLIVRLALSSKAIRRRLVKGIPGGQVHHSASLASDAAYSVKTYRANYFRSFAGARRDHYVAVPVQLIVNTEDPYVRPYGYDATARWVPRLWRRDIKAGHWSPMSHPQVLAMAVHELVDFLDGKPPCRALLRAEVGRSRKCFGDMLVAVTGAGSGIGRATARAFAREGAEVVVSDIDETAAKDTAAQIAAEGGVAHPYPLDVADADAVEAFAEQLCAEHGVPDIVVNNAGIGQAGRFLDTPPERFDRVLDVNLGGVVNGCRAFARRLVERGTGGHIVNVSSMAAWAPLQSLSAYCTSKAAVYMFSDCLRAELDAAGVGLTTVCPGIIDTNIVHTTRFDAPSWAAERIEGRRDQLQRMFSLRRYGPDKVADAIVSAVKKRKAIRPVTPEAYLLYGLSRIAPQVLRSTARGRLV, translated from the coding sequence ATGCCAGCGTCCCAGCAACCAGCACAGCGCTTCGTCGACAGCGCCGACGGTGTCCGTATCGCCGTCTACGAAGAAGGCAACCGCGACGGCCCGGCCGTGGTGCTGGTCCACGGCTGGCCCGACTCGCATGTGCTGTGGGACGGTGTCGTTCCGCTGCTCGCCGAACGATTCCGGGTGATCCGTTACGACAACCGCGGCGTCGGCGGGTCGGCGGCACCCAAACCCGCCTCGGCCTACACGATGGCGCATTTCGCCGACGACTTCGCCGCGGTGATCGACGCCTGCAGCCCGGACCGGCCGGTGCATGCGCTGGCCCACGACTGGGGATCGGTCGGGGTCTGGGAGTACCTGGGCCGCCCCGAAGCCCGCGACCGGGTCGCCTCGTTCACATCGCTGTCCGGTCCCAGTCAACATCATCTCGTCGACTACATCGTCAGCGGCCTGCGCCGACCCTACCGCCCGCGAACCTTCGCCAGGGCGCTCAGCCAGGCATTGCGGCTGAGCTACATGGCGGTCTTCTCGATACCGGTACTGGCACCGCTTATTGTTCGACTAGCCCTGTCCAGCAAGGCAATTCGACGCCGACTTGTCAAAGGTATTCCCGGTGGGCAGGTCCACCACTCGGCGAGCCTTGCCAGTGATGCGGCCTATTCAGTAAAGACCTACCGCGCCAACTATTTTCGATCCTTCGCCGGTGCGCGGCGAGACCACTATGTCGCCGTGCCGGTTCAACTCATCGTCAACACCGAAGACCCCTACGTGCGCCCCTACGGCTACGACGCCACCGCGCGCTGGGTGCCGCGGCTGTGGCGGCGCGACATCAAGGCCGGCCACTGGTCACCGATGTCGCACCCGCAGGTGCTGGCCATGGCGGTGCATGAACTCGTCGATTTCCTCGACGGCAAACCGCCCTGCCGCGCGCTGCTGCGCGCTGAGGTCGGGCGCAGCCGAAAGTGCTTCGGCGACATGCTGGTCGCGGTGACCGGAGCCGGCAGCGGCATCGGCCGCGCCACCGCCCGGGCGTTCGCGCGCGAGGGTGCCGAGGTCGTGGTCAGCGACATCGATGAAACCGCAGCCAAGGACACCGCCGCGCAAATCGCCGCCGAAGGCGGCGTCGCGCACCCGTATCCCCTTGACGTCGCCGACGCCGACGCCGTCGAGGCGTTCGCCGAACAGCTCTGCGCCGAGCACGGCGTGCCCGACATCGTCGTCAACAACGCCGGCATCGGGCAGGCCGGTCGCTTCCTGGACACCCCACCCGAGCGGTTCGACCGGGTGCTCGACGTCAACCTCGGCGGGGTGGTCAACGGGTGCCGCGCGTTCGCCCGGCGGCTGGTCGAGCGCGGCACCGGCGGGCACATCGTCAACGTGTCCTCGATGGCCGCCTGGGCGCCCTTGCAGTCGCTGAGCGCCTACTGCACGTCCAAGGCCGCCGTGTACATGTTCTCCGATTGCCTGCGCGCCGAGCTTGACGCGGCGGGGGTGGGGCTGACCACGGTCTGTCCGGGCATTATCGACACCAACATCGTGCACACCACCCGATTCGACGCGCCGTCGTGGGCCGCTGAGCGGATCGAGGGCCGTCGAGACCAGCTGCAGAGGATGTTTTCGTTGCGGCGCTACGGGCCGGACAAGGTGGCCGACGCGATCGTGTCCGCGGTCAAAAAGCGCAAGGCGATCCGCCCGGTGACCCCGGAGGCGTACCTGCTCTACGGGCTGTCGCGGATCGCTCCGCAAGTGCTGCGCAGCACCGCGCGCGGGCGCCTGGTGTAG